The DNA region CATTCGTTCCTCCCTTCGAACTCCACATCAAGGATGCTGAAATCATCACCACCACCAACGACCCCCGCCTCACCGCTCGCCTCTTCCTTCCAAAAAACCCTGACAACAAAAAACTTCCCGTCGTCCTCTACTTCCATGGGAGTGGCTTCTGCTCCAGGTCCGCCCTCTCTCCAGAATATACTAACCATCTCGCTGACATCGCCAATCAATCCAACGTCCTCGCTGTCTCCGTAGAGTACTCCAAGTTCCCGGCCCGACCACCACCCGCTTGCTACGAGGAGGCCATGGCCTCCCTCGATTGGATCGCGTTGCATGCAAACGGGGCCGGGCCGGAGCCTTGGCTAAACGACTATGCCGACCTGCAGCGTGTTTTCGTCGCCGGAAACAGTGCCGGCGGTAACATCACCCATTACGTGGTCAGCAAAGTGGGAAAAACAGGACCACCTAATGGTATAAATGTGGAGGGTGCGATTATGGTGCACCCTTTCTTTGGTGGATTAGGGGAAGATAGGCAGTGGTTGTATATGTGCAAGGATAATAAGGGGCCAGAGGATCCAAGGCTGAAACCGGCGGCGGAAGATTTAAATACGCTTGGGTGTAGGAGGGTTTTGGTGTGTGTGGCGGAGACTGATCCGTTGAGACCTGCTGGAGAGAACTACTTTAGGGATCTGAAGAATAGTAGTTGGGGTGGGCGTGTTGAGCTGGAACTGAATAAAGGTATTGGACATTCCGATCAAGTTTATAAGCCATATGACGAAAACTCTCGTCTCGTCGTGCCAAGGATTGCTACTTTCATTAAGCAACAATAAATCTGTTATCTGTTCTGATCTGATCTTGACGTCAGAAATGAACTTCTGTTGTTTTAGATATTGATGTTTATAATAAATGAGTGTAGGACTCACTCAAAATGCATATGTTAAAGACTCACAATcgccatgcatgcatgcatgcctCCCTCCTTATTAGTATTGTTTACTGAAATGTATCCGTATGTCCGAaaatttataaactatttttatattACAAGAcaagttttcttttttcttggcaTTACATCTTTTAATTTGCATGATAGTACGACGAAGGAGAGAATTTTAGATGAATACAAGCTTAACAGatttagatataattttaaacctaaattttagagagaaaaatactagGTGAccatcaaaatttattgttttagttattacttagttattaatttaatttttttaatctaattcttttagtttaataattcaataatatactTTATcacatacttttaaatattaataattaattaataactaaaaaaaataaattctaatatcttttaaaatttacttttaaaaaatcaaaataaaggtgGGATATTTTATTGCATTCTTGCATAAGATATAAGGATCGGAGATCTTTCATATCAATATCAATGTATCTAATGTTAAGatactaatttttttgtttttatttctttaattaatattaattatttctatttttaacaataataaaaaatattaaagatataatactttttattattattaattaattttttcttttattttaataatttataacaaaatttaataaaacaacAAGCTAAATTAGTAAGtgatgagagaaaataaaataaaacaaatttaaaaccATTATAAATAATCCATAAAGATTTTGATTATAATTGTCATAGTACATGAATTTTTATTGCGGTTCTATTATAATTATGTGAATCACATacttcttttttttatgtattttctcttcttcgtaTGTTTCTTCTTTATTATCGTTCTATTATtgttattactaatattttttttatttcttctcctcctttttttcgTAGTGGTTATtgcagtattttttatttttttatttttgttggaacttttttcttatttttattctaagaaggtgaaaaaaaattataaaaaggtgaaacaaaaacaaaagatgaagaagaaaaagaagatgatgataatgatgaagaagaataagagaaaagaaaattttgaatcgtacagaatttatcaaaaatataGCACTAAATTTTTTTAACGTGAAACATgaagtttttttaattttgacaatgAAACTTTATAACcgacatgatgatgatgatgatgatgatgatgatgatgatgatgatgatgatgatgatgatgatgaataagAGAAGGACGGTGACAAAAAGTTTTAAACTGTGCAGAATTTATTAGAAATAGcattgaaataattttttaattttgacacagAAAGTTTCTTAATGATAAACAAGAATAATGATGTGTCAaatgataaacaaaaataatgatGAGAAAGAtaatgatgttgatgatgataaaaaaagaaggaaggagagttttgaattgtgttgaatttataagaaaaatagcaccaaaattttttaatcgtGACATaagaaatttcttaatttttatatcAACATTTTTTACCCATGAGAGAGAAAATTTCTTAACCAATTCTTGTTATCATTGAATTGATTGAGGGGTATTGAATTCATATATAAAGGTCTAATTATTTATGTGTCATTTATAATAAATTGATGTAGCTTTTAATTGTACCTAAAATGCATTtgaatatattttgttagttaaatgagttaaaattttagattttttattctcAAAAGTTTCTTGtgctattaacaaaaaaaatttgtgttatttttgttataCTAATTGAAATACTAAactaagaagaagatgataattataacaccctaccacacaaagctatACGCTATAGTTGTAACTTgtaaatcaaaggtggtgagACATTACTATACTTAAAAAGAGAGATACATGCAGAATAATATAACTAGAAACCTATGAAAAACAGTAAACGTTGATAGCCGTCAATCACACATGAACATTTTAACGCAATAAACATCATATACAGaagcaaaatatataaataagttCAAGTGAGGGTATATAATAGTTACAAGTCTCTACCCACGAAAAAAGGTTGGTTAAAATATTACAACATAAGAGAATCTACAAAATATACACTTTATCTCTCTAATAAAAGCTTCTAAAAAGAAATTCAAGTTATACAATAGTATATTTTTAAAAGGAGAGAGAACTCTATAACCAAAATACATATCAAAAGAATCATCTTcgttttatcataaaaaatctcGCATTCTCAGCAAGGTGTATTGTGTTCTACAtctgaaaaatataataacaataatgggtGAGAATTTGAAAGTTTCTAGTAAAATAATAATTCTAAATAAATACTACATAAGAAAATATGAATTATCTAAACAATCCTAATTTTTAACTTCACATGAATTCAAATCAGAATCTTAACTAATccatacaaaattaattttttaagttaaacATATTTTGAActaccaagtaataataataatgatggtgATTATGATGTTGATGGTCTTAAAGATagagaaaatggaaaagaaagaaCAAGAACCCAAAaggtaaaaattaatttgattaataaaaaatgttaataatTTCTTGAACATGTCAATCACTctcataaaattatatattttttaaaaatttatttgaataataatttttaattaaagaaaaaactaaaatAGTTTTCATGCATATTCACTACAAGAGAACCGGGTGTTAGCTGCGCTAAAACACCAGCCCCTTTTCCAGAGCGCTGCTGTTCGAGGGATCTGCTGCCGTTCTTCATGCGGTT from Arachis hypogaea cultivar Tifrunner chromosome 10, arahy.Tifrunner.gnm2.J5K5, whole genome shotgun sequence includes:
- the LOC112715350 gene encoding probable carboxylesterase 1, giving the protein MATMTSLTSSVLKPYAFFRMMTPTPPRETNLSFTYSPNKIHQSLSLSTAPNNEKHITTPPKKEIFHEFDFFVVYTDGTVEVLRPPPAFVPPFELHIKDAEIITTTNDPRLTARLFLPKNPDNKKLPVVLYFHGSGFCSRSALSPEYTNHLADIANQSNVLAVSVEYSKFPARPPPACYEEAMASLDWIALHANGAGPEPWLNDYADLQRVFVAGNSAGGNITHYVVSKVGKTGPPNGINVEGAIMVHPFFGGLGEDRQWLYMCKDNKGPEDPRLKPAAEDLNTLGCRRVLVCVAETDPLRPAGENYFRDLKNSSWGGRVELELNKGIGHSDQVYKPYDENSRLVVPRIATFIKQQ